A DNA window from Mya arenaria isolate MELC-2E11 chromosome 17, ASM2691426v1 contains the following coding sequences:
- the LOC128223557 gene encoding uncharacterized protein LOC128223557 — MKLYMGNIKGPVCRNKLVLLYLCFLLLAESYAPEPNPGPRPPKFPCTVCGKACKWTTPCICCDTCDCWYHQACMGMNDQVFNALANYSWECVQCGIPNFSTGIFDSTIFDTSNSYENLSNVTTTDSEMSFSCPNATSSPHKRVNSTSYQAPDQRNDLPMRILLLNCQSIKSPGKTGQLKNMITASQADIIIGTESWLDESICSAEVFPPNFTPYRRDRSTGSQGGGVFILVSNKYTSDSPVELTDESNIEMVWCRLKVIGSRHLYIGAFYKPPSTSDPEYLECLANTLSRIPSNAHLWLGGDFNLADINWKHECPTAYVSNAKQCQQLIDITKDAYLEQVVDSPTRITAYSSNILDLFFTNNKSLINKCEILPVIKGDKLKKPWIDKNIRPKHRKLKCLYSKQKASGKAKDRRKYEKAKSTTQKLERQAYWKHVEDLIEGDDDELDQPPKKKKKFWAYIKALRKDSCGIAPLKDKGKLHNEPIDKANILNQQYRSVFTQENNSNTPTPDGDPYPSMNDIEVTPEGVLALLKKLNPNKATGPDMIPSRILKELADQCAPYLSTIFNKCLQSGEVPSIWKTANVSAIFKKGQRFKASNYRPVSLTCICCKLLEHIVVSNVMKHFDSHDILTDSQHGFRRKRSCETQLVTLVDELISSMSKGKQFDLAVLDFSKAFDKVPHRRLLAKLDHYGFIQHETVRR; from the exons ATGAAGCTCTACATGGGAAACATCAAAGGCCCAGTATGTAGGAACAAGCTGGTTCTACTGTACCTTTGCTTCCTACTTCTTGCGGAGTCCTATGCACCTGAGCCTAATCCAGGACCAAGACCCCCCAAGTTTCCGTGTACGGTGTGCGGCAAGGCCTGCAAATGGACAACACCCTGCATTTGTTGTGATACTTGCGATTGCTGGTACCATCAGGCATGTATGGGAATGAATGACCAGGTATTTAACGCCTTAGCAAACTACAGTTGGGAATGTGTTCAGTGTGGCATACCAAACTTTTCAACAGGAATATTTGATAGTACAATATTTGATACAAGCAACAGTTATGAGAACCTTTCCAATGTAACAACTACTGACAGTGAGATGAGCTTTTCCTGCCCAAACGCCACATCTTCACCTCATAAACGTGTTAACTCTACTTCTTACCAAGCACCAGATCAGCGTAACGACCTACCTATGAGAATCTTGTTATTGAATTGTCAGTCTATTAAGAGCCCAGGGAAGACTGGACAACTAAAGAACATGATCACAGCATCACAGGCAGATATCATCATAGGCACAGAGTCATGGCTTGATGAAAGCATCTGTTCGGCTGAAGTCTTTCCACCCAACTTCACTCCATATAGACGTGATCGCTCTACCGGCTCACAAGGTGGCGGAGTGTTCATCCTAGTATCAAACAAGTATACAAGTGACAGTCCCGTGGAACTCACTGATGAATCCAATATCGAGATGGTATGGTGTAGGCTGAAGGTCATAGGATCGCGACACTTGTACATAGGGGCTTTCTACAAACCACCTTCAACGTCTGACCCCGAGTATTTAGAATGCCTAGCCAACACACTTAGTAGAATTCCTAGCAACGCCCACCTTTGGCTAGGAGGCGATTTCAACCTTGCTGATATTAACTGGAAACATGAATGTCCCACCGCTTATGTTTCTAATGCAAAACAGTGTCAACAGCTTATTGATATAACCAAAGATGCCTATCTTGAGCAAGTAGTGGATTCTCCAACCCGCATTACTGCATATTCAAGCAACATCCTTGACTTGTTCTTCACCAACAACAAATCACTTATCAACAAGTGCGAGATCCTACCCG TGATAAAAGGTGACAAACTGAAGAAGCCATGGATAGATAAGAACATTCGCCCAAAACATAGGAAACTAAAATGTTTATactcaaaacaaaaagcaagtGGAAAGGCTAAAGACCGCCGGAAATATGAAAAGGCTAAAAGCACCACGCAGAAACTAGAACGCCAAGCTTATTGGAAACATGTCGAAGACCTAATAGAGGGTGATGATGACGAACTAGACCAACCAcccaagaaaaagaaaaagttttGGGCCTATATTAAAGCTCTTCGTAAGGATAGCTGCGGCATTGCACCCTTGAAGGACAAAGGGAAACTACACAATGAGCCGATAGACAAAGCAAACATTCTGAATCAACAGTACCGGTCTGTCTTTACCCAAGAAAACAACTCAAATACACCAACACCCGATGGAGATCCATACCCATCCATGAATGACATAGAAGTAACACCAGAAGGAGTACTAGCTTTGTTAAAGAAACTTAACCCCAACAAGGCCACAGGTCCAGATATGATACCATCCAGAATCCTTAAAGAATTAGCCGACCAGTGTGCACCATACCTCAGCACAATCTTCAATAAGTGCCTACAGTCTGGGGAGGTCCCATCCATCTGGAAAACTGCCAACGTTTCTGCCATTTTCAAGAAAGGTCAACGTTTTAAGGCCAGTAATTACAGACCAGTGTCCCTAACCTGCATATGCTGCAAACTTCTTGAGCACATAGTTGTAAGCAACGTTATGAAGCACTTCGACAGTCACGATATCCTCACAGATAGCCAACATGGCTTCAGACGTAAGCGTAGCTGTGAAACCCAACTTGTAACACTGGTTGATGAACTCATATCTTCTATGAGTAAAGGAAAACAGTTTGACCTCGCCGTACTCGACTTCTCCAAAGCGTTCGACAAGGTGCCACACAGACGACTCTTGGCTAAACTAGACCACTACG GTTTCATCCAGCACGAGACTGTTCGCCGATGA
- the LOC128223945 gene encoding uncharacterized protein LOC128223945, which produces MSFHPEKCSILRVHRKRSPTVHDYKLKGHTLETEDCTKYLGLNICTNLSWDTHISKIAKKGNSTLGFLRRNLRISSEETKARAYNALVRPQLEYCSTVWNPYTKTHIRRLEMVQRRAARYVTKRYHNTSSVTSMLEDLGWETLESRRTKAQLTMMYKIVNNLVDIQADSYLTPSNRSTRTSNNRNFTQISTSTSYYKFSFFPRTITEWNKLPSSIVEAPDLVSFKQGLSTVFS; this is translated from the coding sequence ATGTCCTTCCATCCGGAAAAGTGTAGCATCTTGCGGGTTCACAGGAAGAGATCTCCAACTGTACACGATTACAAACTTAAGGGCCATACATTAGAAACAGAAGACTGTACAAAATACCTTGGTTTGAACATCTGTACCAACCTCTCCTGGGACACTCACATCAGTAAGATCGCTAAGAAGGGCAATTCAACCTTGGGATTTCTTCGACGCAATCTACGTATCTCAAGTGAAGAAACGAAAGCCCGCGCCTACAACGCTCTAGTGCGCCCACAACTTGAGTATTGCTCAACAGTCTGGAACCCCTACACCAAAACACACATTAGGAGGCTTGAAATGGTTCAGAGAAGAGCTGCAAGGTATGTGACAAAACGCTATCACAACACCAGTAGTGTAACATCCATGCTGGAAGATCTTGGATGGGAGACCTTAGAATCGCGTAGGACCAAGGCACAACTGACCATGATGTATAAGATCGTGAACAACCTGGTCGACATACAAGCTGATTCCTACCTCACTCCCTCCAACCGCTCCACAAGAACCTCTAACAACAGGAACTTTACACAGATATCGACTTCTACCTCTTACTACAAGTTCTCCTTCTTTCCACGGACCATCACAGAGTGGAACAAGCTACCATCAAGCATTGTTGAAGCCCCAGACTTGGTATCCTTCAAGCAGGGGCTGTCCACCGTCTTCTCTTAA